One window from the genome of Cucumis melo cultivar AY chromosome 10, USDA_Cmelo_AY_1.0, whole genome shotgun sequence encodes:
- the LOC103488894 gene encoding nuclear pore complex protein NUP54, giving the protein MFGAQTSSSAFGTPQSTPAFGTPQSTPAFGTPASTPAFGTPSASPAFGNLSSTPAFGTPSTSSFATGFGSSLFSTPFSSQPSQQQQQLQQSTLFPQSSATGFGFQTPFAAPQSTPFPNAQLTTQMAPVAPLPFSLADRDIQAIVEAYKDDAGNPKYAFKHLLFSVTDPQYRAKPPGVSDIMWAEAMAKLEGMESADRERLWPQLVQGFKDLSQRLKIQDEVILSDSERLRMTQSNVKMLQRHFLADTLPWVQRLKQKEQGLQRRLLRVMRIVEALESKGCRVPVVKGEAELAEKLALITRQLKGSGAELSKRVQNLLTITRGQANGSGPGNSIYLQGSAKIHEQSLADMQEVLQQQTEAIARLGNVLKRDVRDMEIIMAEDKEMADDAS; this is encoded by the exons ATGTTCGGAGCTCAAACGTCCTCCTCCGCCTTCGGCACTCCACAATCAACTCCGGCATTTGGCACTCCTCAATCAACTCCGGCATTTGGCACACCGGCGTCCACTCCTGCCTTTGGAACTCCATCGGCGTCTCCTGCATTTGGCAATCTTTCCTCGACTCCTGCCTTCGGAACTCCATCTACGTCGTCGTTTGCTACCGGCTTCGGCTCCTCTCTTTTCTCTACTCCATTCTCTTCTCAGCCTTCACAACAGCAGCAGCAGTTGCAGCAATCGACGCTGTTTCCGCAATCATCCGCTACAGGATTCGGTTTCCAGACTCCGTTTGCAGCGCCTCAGTCCACTCCATTTCCAAATGCTCAACTGACCACTCAGATGGCCCCGGTCGCACCGCTTCCTTTCTCCCTGGCAGATCGAGATATTCAA GCAATTGTTGAGGCTTACAAGGACGACGCAGGAAACCCTAAGTATGCTTTCAAG CATTTGTTGTTCAGTGTAACTGATCCTCAGTATAGGGCGAAGCCTCCTGGTGTATCGGAT ATAATGTGGGCTGAGGCAATGGCAAAGCTCGAAGGCATGGAAAGTGCTGATAGAGAGCGATTGTGGCCGCAGCTTGTTCAAGGTTTTAAGGATTTATCTCAGCGCTTGAAG ATTCAAGATGAAGTCATTCTCTCTGATTCTGAGAGACTACGCATGACCCAAAGCAATGTCAAAATG CTTCAGAGGCATTTTTTAGCCGATACTCTACCTTGGGTACAAAGATTGAAACAGAAGGAGCAAGGTCTGCAAAGGCGTCTTTTGAGA GTTATGAGAATTGTGGAGGCACTAGAAAGTAAAGGTTGCCGAGTGCCTGTAGTGAAAGGAGAGGCTGAATTGGCAGAGAAGTTAGCTTTGATAACGAGGCAG TTGAAGGGCTCTGGGGCAGAACTTTCAAAGAGGGTGCAAAATTTGCTTACAATTACTCGCGGTCAAGCCAATGGCTCTGGTCCTGGTAATTCCATCTATCTTCAAGGATCCGCAAAAATACATGAACAGAGTCTTGCCGATATGCAGGAG GTTTTACAGCAGCAGACGGAGGCCATTGCTAGACTTGGAAATGTTTTGAAGCGAGATGTTAGAGACATGGAAATCATAATGGCTGAAGATAAAGAGATGGCAGATGATGCAAGTTAA